The Pseudomonas eucalypticola genome has a window encoding:
- a CDS encoding sigma-54-dependent transcriptional regulator has product MAIKVLLVEDDRALREALGDTLELGGYAFHAVGNAEEALLAVASEAYGLVISDVNMPGMDGHQLLCQLRSRQPQLPVLLMTAHAAVDRAVEAMRAGAADYLVKPFLPKALLDLVARHALGCLTGSDTEGPIAVEPASARLLELAARVARSDSTVLISGESGTGKEVLARYIHQQSQRANQPFIAINCAAIPDNMLEATLFGHEKGSFTGAIAAQPGKFEQADGGTLLLDEISEMPLGLQAKLLRVLQEREVERVGARKPIALDIRVVATTNRDLAGEVAAGRFREDLYYRLSVFPLAWRPLRERTADILPLAERLLAKHVSKMKHSAVRLAPGAQACLVSYPWPGNVRELDNAIQRALILQQGGVIQAEDFCLEGPVGAVPQPALSIVRSAPAPVESLTALAPEAAGGLGDDLRRREFQLIIDTLRTERGRRKEAAERLGISPRTLRYKLAQMRDAGMDVEASLYAS; this is encoded by the coding sequence ATGGCCATCAAGGTCTTGCTGGTCGAAGATGATCGCGCGCTGCGTGAAGCGCTGGGCGACACACTGGAGCTGGGCGGCTATGCCTTCCATGCGGTGGGCAATGCCGAAGAGGCGCTGCTGGCAGTGGCCAGCGAGGCCTATGGCCTGGTCATCAGTGACGTGAACATGCCAGGCATGGATGGCCACCAGTTGCTGTGCCAACTGCGCAGCCGCCAGCCGCAATTGCCAGTGCTGCTGATGACTGCTCACGCGGCGGTGGACCGTGCCGTGGAAGCGATGCGCGCCGGCGCCGCCGATTACCTGGTCAAGCCGTTCCTGCCCAAGGCCCTGCTGGACCTGGTGGCGCGTCACGCCCTGGGCTGCCTGACCGGCAGCGATACCGAAGGGCCGATCGCCGTCGAGCCGGCCAGCGCCCGCTTGCTGGAGTTGGCCGCGCGGGTGGCGCGCAGTGATTCCACGGTGCTGATCTCGGGCGAGTCGGGCACCGGCAAGGAAGTGCTGGCGCGGTACATTCACCAGCAATCACAGCGGGCCAACCAGCCGTTCATTGCCATCAACTGCGCGGCCATCCCAGACAACATGCTCGAAGCCACGCTGTTCGGCCATGAGAAAGGTTCGTTCACTGGCGCCATAGCCGCCCAGCCAGGCAAGTTCGAACAAGCCGATGGCGGAACGCTGCTGCTCGACGAGATTTCCGAAATGCCCCTGGGCCTGCAAGCCAAGCTGCTGCGCGTGTTGCAGGAACGGGAAGTGGAGCGGGTAGGGGCGCGCAAGCCCATTGCCCTGGACATTCGCGTGGTGGCCACCACCAACCGCGACCTGGCCGGTGAAGTGGCGGCGGGGCGCTTCCGCGAGGACCTGTACTATCGCCTGTCCGTGTTTCCGCTGGCCTGGCGGCCGCTGCGTGAACGCACCGCCGATATCCTGCCGCTGGCCGAGCGCCTGCTGGCCAAGCACGTCAGCAAAATGAAACACAGCGCCGTGCGCCTGGCGCCCGGCGCCCAGGCCTGTCTGGTCAGCTATCCGTGGCCTGGCAATGTGCGCGAACTGGACAACGCCATTCAGCGGGCGCTGATCCTGCAGCAGGGTGGGGTGATCCAGGCGGAGGATTTCTGCCTGGAAGGGCCGGTGGGGGCGGTGCCGCAACCGGCGCTGTCCATCGTGCGTTCGGCGCCGGCGCCTGTCGAATCCTTGACAGCGCTGGCGCCCGAAGCGGCCGGCGGCCTGGGGGATGACCTGCGCCGTCGCGAGTTCCAGCTGATCATCGACACCCTGCGCACTGAGCGCGGCCGCCGCAAGGAGGCCGCCGAACGCCTGGGTATCAGCCCGCGTACCTTGCGCTACAAGCTGGCGCAGATGCGCGATGCGGGCATGGACGTCGAGGCCAGCCTGTACGC